A single Nomascus leucogenys isolate Asia chromosome 14, Asia_NLE_v1, whole genome shotgun sequence DNA region contains:
- the LOC100583930 gene encoding C-C motif chemokine 3-like 1, protein MQVSTAALAILLCTMALCSQVFSAPLDLFSPFSAVAADTPTVCCFSYISRQIPQDFIADYFETSSQCSKPSVIFLTKRGRQVCADPSEEWVQKYVSDLELIA, encoded by the exons ATGCAGGTCTCCACTGCTGCCCTTGCCATCCTCCTCTGCaccatggctctctgcagccagGTCTTCTCTGCACCACTCGA CTTATTCTCTCCTTTCTCCGCGGTTGCTGCTGACACGCCAACCGTCTGCTGCTTCAGCTACATCTCCCGGCAGATTCCACAGGATTTCATAGCTGACTACTTTGAGACCAGCAGCCAGTGCTCCAAGCCCAGTGTCAT CTTCCTAACCAAGAGAGGCCGGCAGGTCTGTGCTGACCCCAGTGAGGAGTGGGTCCAGAAATACGTCAGCGACCTGGAGCTGATTGCCTGA